The region TGTGAAGAAAATTCAGAGTCCTTACGTCTAAAGGATGCTGAGTTTCATTGACATTAAGTTAAGATTTCTATAAAATCGGGTAGAAAATTTGAGATTATTATGAAAAAAGGCGTATTATTTCTTGCATTGGTTGTTTCAACAATTGTTTATGGTCAGTTTAAAGATCCGGTATTTCCTACAGAAACACCAAAGGATGGAATAACTGATAAATCATCCAATTATATTTTAGGTTTTATTAATCCTGATAATTTTAGTATGAAGCATTCAATCGGGCTTTCATATTCTTCTATCGGCGGATATGGAACAAGTTTAGCTACATATACTAATAGTATGTTTTATAAATTTGCAGACAATATGAATCTCCAATTGGATGCAAGCATAATCACAAGTCCATATAGTTCATTTGGAAAGGATTTTCAGAATTCAATCCAGGGATTATATATTACCCGCGCAGCTTTCAATTATAAACCCTGGGATGATTTAAGTATTTCGGTACAGTATCGTGCAATTCCAAATTACTTTTATGACTCTTATTACAGATATAACAGATTTTCAAATAATTGGTTTTATAATGATTTCTTCGATTCCGGATTTGGTCAGTTCAGTTATTAGTAATGAGATCCGGATTGGATAATAAAGAAAAAAAGTTTTTAACTACAGGCACAGATATATACTCAGAAAAAAGCACCCGACTATTTTTTATTATTGCCTCATCAGTTTTATCTCTTATTGCATTATTCCTTTTAATAAACATCTTTGAGAAAACAGGAGTTTTAAATTCCGATCCACAAGAAGAGTCCAAGCCGCAAAATGTCCAGCAGCTGATTCAAGTTGAAATTTTAAATGGCTGTGGAATTGCCGGTGCAGGAAATGCACTAACTGATTTACTTAGGAAAAAAAATATTGATGTTGTTAAAACCGGTAACTATCAATCTTTTAATGTTGATAATACTTTTATTATTGATAGGACAAATAATATTGAAACAGCATTTAGAGTTGCTGATTCATTAAATCTAAATAAACGATTTATCATTACTGAAATAAACAAAGGTCTTTTTATTGATTTGACAATTGTTATTGGTAAAGACTATAGTAAATATTTTCAAATAAGCGGGAGCTGAAATTGAATTCCAAAAAAATTGCTGAGCAAATAACTAACCTAATATTTAATAAAAAAGGTTATGATGTTAAAATAATAGATCTTCAGAAGATTACATCTTTTGCTGATTATTTCGTGATTTGTTCTGCTGATTCTGATACTCAGGTTAAAGCAATTGCAGATGAAATTGATGAAGGGCTTAGAGAAGAAGGGATTAAATACTGGCATAAAGAAGGAATGGCTGCATTAAGCTGGGTGTTGTTGGATTACGTTGATGTTGTAGTACACATATTTAAAAAAGAATCGAGAGAATTTTATAATATTGAAAAATTGTGGGGAGACGCTCCGGTATTTGATATTCAGGATCCGATTGTAGCGAAGAAGGAAATCGTTAAATCAAAACCAAAAACTGTTAAAAAAGCTGCAACTTCTAAATCAAAAAAACTAAAATAATTTTCAATTGAAAAACTATCTAATTTCCATTTTCAAAGAAGCAGAATCCGAGATACCTGCTTTAAAAGAAATTCCAATTACTTTTGAAAAACCTAAACTTGCCGAACATGGTGATATTTCTACAAATGCGGCAATGCTGCTTTCAAAAAAACTTAAAAACAATCCACGAGCTATAGCTCAACAAATATTAGATTCATTAAAAATAAACCCAGAAGTAATTTTTAAAACTGAAATTGCCGGACCAGGCTTTATCAACTTCTTCTTTACAAAGGAATACGTTACATACATCGTAAAAAAAATTCTTGATAAAAAAGAAAATTTCGGGAAATCAGAAAAACATGCCGGTAAGAAGGCAAATGTTGAATTTGTTTCTGCAAATCCTACCGGACCATTAACAGTTGGACATGGACGCAATGCTGTTGTAGGTGATACTGTAGCAAATCTTTTAGAGTGGGTTGGATATGATGTTGATCGTGAGTATTATTTTAATAATGCCGGCAGACAAATGCGGGTTTTAGGCGATTCTGTTAAACTAAGATATTTAGAAACCATTGGTGAGCAAATCTCTTTTCCTGATGATTATTATCAAGGCGAATATATAAAAGAGATTGCAATGCATTTGTATATCAAATACGGAAATTCAATTAAGAATGAAGACCCCGAAGGAATCTTTAAGGACACTGCAGAAAATGAAATTTTCTTTGATATAAAAAAATCTTTGGAAAATCTTGGCATTGTTCATAAAATATTTTTTAACGAGAATACATTATACCAGGAAGGAAAGATTACTGAGCTTTTGGATTATTTCAATGCTCATAATCTAACTTATGAAAAGGATGGAGCAGTATGGTTAAAATTGAAATCACTTGGTCAGCCTGAAGACAAAGTAATTATTAAAAGTACCGGCGAGCCTACTTACCGCCTGCCTGATATTGCATATCACGCAGTAAAAATTAATCGTGGATATGATTTGTTAATTGATGTTTTCGGTTCAGACCATAATGCTACTTATCCCGATGTTATGGCAGGGCTTAAAGCTTTAGGGTTAGATTCTGAAAAAGTAAAAGTGATGATCCAGCAGTTTGTTACAATTATGGATGGAAATGAAGTTGTAAAAATGTCAACAAGAAAAGCTAATTACATAACTCTTGATGAATTGAACAGTGAAGTTGGTAAAGATGCTGTAAGATATTTTTTTAATATGCGTAATATCAATTCGCATATGGTTTTTGATTTATCAATAGCCAAAAAGAAATCGGATGAAAATCCGGTTTTCTATGTTCAATATGCACACGCAAGAATATTTTCAATATTAAATCGTGTAAAAGAAGTTCAGTTGGAAATCTCAATTAATAACCTTGATCTTCTTGTACACGAAGATGAACAGCATTTAATCAAAACCCTTTTTCAATTTGAAGAAGAAGTTGAAATAAGCGCCGATGGTTTAGAGACCCATAGAATTTGTTCTTATTTATATGAGCTTGCAGCAGCATATCATCGTTTTAACAAATCCTGCAGGATACTTGGGACTGAGACTAAATTGGCTGAGGCACGATTAGCTTTGTCTTATGCAGCGATGATTGTTATAAAAAACGGATTAAGTATTCTTGGTGTTTCAGCACCTGAAGAGATGTAATTTAACCTGCTAAAGCAATTGATGCAGCAAATAGTTTTTTAGCTCCTGCTTCAAGCAATACTCTTCCGCATTCAGAAATTGTTGCACCTGTTGTAATAACATCATCTATTATCAGAATAGATTTATCAGATACTTTTTTCTTATTTGTTACCTTAAATGCTCCATGAATATTTTCTTCACGTTCAATAATATTAAGTGCAGTTTGAGACTCAGTATATTTACTTCGTTTGACAGCTGTTTTACTCAGTTTAATTCCTGCCGATTTATTTATCCCTTTAGCAATATAATATGATTGATTATATCCCCGTTCAGTTTCCTTTAACTTGTGCAAAGGAATTGGAATTATAATGTCAAATAGCCAATTAGGTCTTCGGGTGGAAATTTTGTTTGCAATAATTTCTCCAAAAAATAATCCTGTGCGAAATTTATTTTCATATTTAAGTGAATGAATTGCGTGCTGTAGTTCTTTGTCTTTTTCAAACAAGAATGGAGAGAATAAATCAGATATTATTTTTTTATCTGCAAATTTTCTATCGAATTCAATCTGCAGTCTTAAATCATCAATTTCGTTAATTCTTGCAAAGCAAATGTTGCAAAGAGATTTTTCTAATGTCTTTAATTTACTTTTACAAGAACAGCAAAATCTGGGCAGTATCAAATCCCAAACCGAAAGCGCGTGGTTATTAAGCGAACCAAACATAACTAAAGCATACCCGATCTTTTTCTTATAAACCATTCCAATGAAAACAGAACTATTATCAAAATCAGCAATACCTCATTGGACCAAAGTCTGATTTCTGAAGTTAAAATTTTCTCTTTCGAAAGATCCTGATTTGTTCGTATCAAATCTTCAATCAATTTATCCGTGCTTGTGTTTAGATATGTTTTACCATTTGTCTCATTACTAAGCTGCTCTAGAAATTCAAAATTCATTCTGCTTTCCAGTAATTCCAGATCAACATCACCAACATTAAATGTTCCGTTATCAGACCCAATATTTCTTTTATCAAACAATACCTGACCTGAAAACTTATAATCGCCACTTTTAGTTAATAGTACACTACCTTCATATAATCCATTACCTATAGAGCTTAAAATGATTTCATCATGATATTCGGGACCAGAAATGTTTAATTTTATTTCTGCATCACTTAATGGATTAAATAGGTCATCATAAACCTGTCCAGTGAACTCAATCGGCTCTCCAACAGCATAGAATTTTTTTGAAGTTTTTATCTTAATCTTTTTATCTTCATCAGGTGCATTTAACCATCTGTTTGAGCTTAGAAGAAAATTATCAAATAACTTATTATTTTTTTGAGCGGTTTGTAATTTCCATCTCCAAATTTCACTTCCCAAAACCACTATAGAACGTTTTGAGCCGAGATTTTTTGTAACGACTAAAGGATTATTCCTTGGCTGTCCATTAACCAGAGTTTTTACAATTACCTTGCTTTCAGGTTTAACTTTAATATTTGAAAGTGCCTGAGGTATTGGCGGCAAATTATTCCAGTCATTTTTCGTAGAATGATTTAAGAGCGGATTAGATAATTCGTTAAACTCCGGATTTGGTTGAACCTGTAAAAAATTGTTTTCAATTTGAGTTACTGAAACTGGAAGTAAATCTTCAACCGCCTTTAATTTTGATGGTGATACATCAGAGGAAAGTAATAAAAACAATGGAATGTTTTTAGTTTTAAGTTTATTAAACACCTTTGTAAGAAATCCATTTTCAGAGTTTTGGTTTGGATAATCAATTAAATAAATAATATCTGCACTATCTAACAAAAGATTTTGGTTTTGTTCCAAAAATCTACTTGGTGAAACCTGAGTTAAAGTGTTTACTTTTAAATTTGGGTCTTCTGTAAGAGAATTTTTAATAAAAGTTAAATCAGCGCTTGGTGATCCGGCTATTAGCAGAATATTAATTTTATTATCAAGTATGTTTATAAAAAAACTTTTATTATTATTAAGAACAGACGCTTCTCCATCAAGAGCATTTACCTTTAACTGGATTTTTTTTTCACCGCTTTCAACTGATGTATATTCAAATGAAACTGAGTTAACCCCGCTTTTATCAAGAATAATATTTTTTTGTGAAACAAGATTTGATCCTTCAAAAAGACTGGTAGAAATACTTTTACCTGCAAATCCATTGTTGGTAATGGTTGCATTTATTGTTGTTGGAGTTTGAGCATAGATATAATCATTAAACAAAACATTTTTTAATTCAATATCTTTTTTTCTTGAACTATCACCCACAGCTAAATTAAAAAATGGAATTCCCAAACGTTGGGCACTGTAAAAAGGTGTAGAACCATCTGTAATTACCCCATCAGATACAATTGTAATTGTGGAAATATTATCATCGGAGTTTTTTACATTCTCGATGATCTGAGCAAAGTTAGTGGAGGGTTCAGTGAAGTTAAGATTGTCAAGACTATCAGTTTTAACTGCAGTTATTTCCGAGCCGAAACTAAAAAATTTTTTTTCCCCTCTTACATCTGCATTTATTATCTCATCAATAAAATGATTAACAACTTCTGTCCGGCTGCTTCCGTCTTTAATTTGCATTGATTTACTATTATCAATAAAAAAGAGACTTACAGGTGGCAGGATTTTTTTTTCAATAAGGACAAGAGTTGGTTCAAAAATAATGAATACAAGTAATGTTAAAGCAAGGATTCTTACAAAAACCAGAAGAAGCCTTCGTAATCTGCTGACAGGTGGAAGTGTATATTTATAAACGTACGTTGAATAAGCAATTACTATCAGCAGACTTATGATAAAAAATACTAGATTAAATGAGAGTGTAAGATTTATATTTTCATAACCGAACATTATAAATCAAGTTACCTTCCATTCAATAAATTTTCAATTTTCCAGCTCTGCATTTGATCAAAAGTATTATAATCGGTAAGATCAAAATGAATAGGTGTTATCGAAACATAATTATTTTTTATAGCAGCCTGATCAAGATCAGGATTAATATCTACAGCCATTAAACTGCCGGTAAGCCAATAATAATTTCTGCCATAAGGATCAATTCTTTTTTCATAAGTGTCATCCCACTTGGATTTACCTTGTTTAGTAAGAACTATTCCTTTGATTTCTTTTTCAGGGAGATTAGGTACATTAACATTTAGCATTGTACCCAAAGGAAGTTTTCTTTTATAAACTTCCTGAGCAAGATGTTTTGCGATTTTTGCCGCATAAGAAAAATCCAATACCCGATAACTTGCAACAGAAATTGCAATAGAAGGTACCTCCATTATTGCCCCTTCGCGTGCTGCTGAAACTGTTCCTGAGTATATAATATTTATTGCAGTATTCGATCCGTGATTTATTCCAGAAATAACCAAATCAGGCGGAACAGCCATAAGATTTCTTATTCCTATTTTAATGCAATCAGCTGGTGTTCCATCAACAGCATAGCCGAAAAAACTTCCATTTTTCTGATACTCAAAAACCCGTAAAGGTGTTTGCATCGTTATTGCATGACCTACTGCGCTTTGTTCTTTATGAGGAGCAACAACTGTTACTTCTGCAATTTCTTTTAATGCTTCAGCCAAAGAGTGAATTCCTGCCGAATCGATTCCATCGTCGTTTGAAACTAAAATCCTCAATTTTTTCCTTTTTTAATTTTTTTGATGCGGCAATATAGTATTAACACAAATCTCCAACAATTTAAGTTTATTTGACTTGATATATCATTTATAAAGATTGATTAAATTAACCCGAAAGAAAATGTTTATTCTTAAACCATACATATTTAACAAATTTCCGGAGCTGATTTTTGGATTCAGTACCATTATTTCCAAAAATGCCAAACCTCCTTTTTATTTTAATCTTTCTTTTTCAGTTGGTGATGATAAAATAATTGTTGAGCAAAACCGCAAAGAGTTTTTGGAACAAATAGGATTAACCGAAAATTCTGTAAGCTTTCAAAGACAAATTCATTCAGATATAATTAAAACAGTTAATCACAGCGGAGATTGCGGACAGAGTGATGCATTGATTACTAATAAAACAGGACTTGGATTGGCAGTTATCATTGCTGATTGTACACCAATATTTATTTATGATAACCAAAATAAAGTAATTGCAGCAGTTCATGCCGGTTGGAGAGGTACTGAACAAAATATTTTAGGTAAGACACTGTATCAGCTCTCAAAAGAATTTAATTCAATACCTAAAGATCTTAATGTTTATGTTGGACCGTCAATTTCACAAAACAATTATGAAGTAGGTGAAGAAGTTGCAGAAAAGTTTGAGAAAAAGTATTTGATCAGATCTGATAAAAAACACTTACTTGATGTAAGCGGTGCGAATTATGATACTTTGCTGGAGTTTGGAATTCCTAAAGTTCAAATACAAAGATCAGTCCTTTGTACATTTGAATATAGAGAATTATTTCATTCTTACAGACGTGATGGAAATCTTTCCGGCAGGTCTATTGGTGTAATTGCAATTAGGGATTAAGCAAAGAGATTGCAACAATTTTACCGGAGTAATTTTTTGTTAGCTATGATTTATTAAAATTAAATCTTTGCTAAAAATTGGATTAAATAATTTAACAGTAACCTTAAAACATTAAAGAATCTGATAAAGTAAATATGTAATTTTGATTCAATAATTTTCAGGAAACTTATGCAAAATATCATTCGCATTAAAAAAGCAGCATTTTATGGTTATCACGGTGTTATGAGTGAAGAACAGAGTGTTGGTGGTAAATTTGAAGCTGATGTTGATATTTATACTAATTTTGCTAATGCTGCAAAACATGATTCATTACACGAAACTATAGACTATCAAAAAGTTTACAAAGTGCTTTATCATCTTGCATTGGAGCAGAAGTATTATTTAATTGAATCTGTTGCTGATAAAATTGCTGATGAACTATTAAATAAATTTTCAGAGATTGATAAGATTGCTGTAAGAGTCAGAAAAAATAATCCTCCCCTTGGCGGTGTGGTTGATTGTGTAGAAGTTGAAGTTATCAAAGACAGGGATGATCTAAAAAATTGATGTCTGAAAAATTAAATATTGCATTTATTGGTTTAGGCAGTAATATTGGTAATCGTCTTGAAAATTTACAACGGTCTGTTTCGTGCATAAGGCTTTTGGATAATACAAAAGTTAAATCTGTATCCTCAGTTTATGAAACATTACCATTTGGAAAAATAAAACAATCTGATTTTTATAACGCAGTTATTAAAATAGAAACAGAATATAAACCAAAGGAATTGCTGAAGGAATTAAAAAAAATTGAAAAAAAAATCGGCAGAGTTAAAAGACAAAGATGGGGTCCAAGGGAAATTGATCTGGATATTTTAATATTTAATGATTTAATTTTATCGGATGAAATTATAACTTTACCGCATAAAGGTATTATTTATCGTGATTTTGTGCTTGTTCCATTAGTTGAAATTGAACCCGGACTTATCAACCCGGTTTATAATAAAAGATATAAAGACTTTATTGATGAACTTGAAAATAAATATATAACTAAAAAAT is a window of Ignavibacterium sp. DNA encoding:
- the folB gene encoding dihydroneopterin aldolase; amino-acid sequence: MQNIIRIKKAAFYGYHGVMSEEQSVGGKFEADVDIYTNFANAAKHDSLHETIDYQKVYKVLYHLALEQKYYLIESVADKIADELLNKFSEIDKIAVRVRKNNPPLGGVVDCVEVEVIKDRDDLKN
- the argS gene encoding arginine--tRNA ligase; the encoded protein is MKNYLISIFKEAESEIPALKEIPITFEKPKLAEHGDISTNAAMLLSKKLKNNPRAIAQQILDSLKINPEVIFKTEIAGPGFINFFFTKEYVTYIVKKILDKKENFGKSEKHAGKKANVEFVSANPTGPLTVGHGRNAVVGDTVANLLEWVGYDVDREYYFNNAGRQMRVLGDSVKLRYLETIGEQISFPDDYYQGEYIKEIAMHLYIKYGNSIKNEDPEGIFKDTAENEIFFDIKKSLENLGIVHKIFFNENTLYQEGKITELLDYFNAHNLTYEKDGAVWLKLKSLGQPEDKVIIKSTGEPTYRLPDIAYHAVKINRGYDLLIDVFGSDHNATYPDVMAGLKALGLDSEKVKVMIQQFVTIMDGNEVVKMSTRKANYITLDELNSEVGKDAVRYFFNMRNINSHMVFDLSIAKKKSDENPVFYVQYAHARIFSILNRVKEVQLEISINNLDLLVHEDEQHLIKTLFQFEEEVEISADGLETHRICSYLYELAAAYHRFNKSCRILGTETKLAEARLALSYAAMIVIKNGLSILGVSAPEEM
- a CDS encoding ComF family protein; translation: MVYKKKIGYALVMFGSLNNHALSVWDLILPRFCCSCKSKLKTLEKSLCNICFARINEIDDLRLQIEFDRKFADKKIISDLFSPFLFEKDKELQHAIHSLKYENKFRTGLFFGEIIANKISTRRPNWLFDIIIPIPLHKLKETERGYNQSYYIAKGINKSAGIKLSKTAVKRSKYTESQTALNIIEREENIHGAFKVTNKKKVSDKSILIIDDVITTGATISECGRVLLEAGAKKLFAASIALAG
- the surE gene encoding 5'/3'-nucleotidase SurE; translated protein: MRILVSNDDGIDSAGIHSLAEALKEIAEVTVVAPHKEQSAVGHAITMQTPLRVFEYQKNGSFFGYAVDGTPADCIKIGIRNLMAVPPDLVISGINHGSNTAINIIYSGTVSAAREGAIMEVPSIAISVASYRVLDFSYAAKIAKHLAQEVYKRKLPLGTMLNVNVPNLPEKEIKGIVLTKQGKSKWDDTYEKRIDPYGRNYYWLTGSLMAVDINPDLDQAAIKNNYVSITPIHFDLTDYNTFDQMQSWKIENLLNGR
- the pgeF gene encoding peptidoglycan editing factor PgeF, whose protein sequence is MFILKPYIFNKFPELIFGFSTIISKNAKPPFYFNLSFSVGDDKIIVEQNRKEFLEQIGLTENSVSFQRQIHSDIIKTVNHSGDCGQSDALITNKTGLGLAVIIADCTPIFIYDNQNKVIAAVHAGWRGTEQNILGKTLYQLSKEFNSIPKDLNVYVGPSISQNNYEVGEEVAEKFEKKYLIRSDKKHLLDVSGANYDTLLEFGIPKVQIQRSVLCTFEYRELFHSYRRDGNLSGRSIGVIAIRD
- the rsfS gene encoding ribosome silencing factor, whose product is MNSKKIAEQITNLIFNKKGYDVKIIDLQKITSFADYFVICSADSDTQVKAIADEIDEGLREEGIKYWHKEGMAALSWVLLDYVDVVVHIFKKESREFYNIEKLWGDAPVFDIQDPIVAKKEIVKSKPKTVKKAATSKSKKLK
- a CDS encoding LytR C-terminal domain-containing protein; this translates as MDNKEKKFLTTGTDIYSEKSTRLFFIIASSVLSLIALFLLINIFEKTGVLNSDPQEESKPQNVQQLIQVEILNGCGIAGAGNALTDLLRKKNIDVVKTGNYQSFNVDNTFIIDRTNNIETAFRVADSLNLNKRFIITEINKGLFIDLTIVIGKDYSKYFQISGS
- the folK gene encoding 2-amino-4-hydroxy-6-hydroxymethyldihydropteridine diphosphokinase, whose protein sequence is MSEKLNIAFIGLGSNIGNRLENLQRSVSCIRLLDNTKVKSVSSVYETLPFGKIKQSDFYNAVIKIETEYKPKELLKELKKIEKKIGRVKRQRWGPREIDLDILIFNDLILSDEIITLPHKGIIYRDFVLVPLVEIEPGLINPVYNKRYKDFIDELENKYITKKLSDKLIMENINLGCI